Proteins encoded in a region of the Isosphaeraceae bacterium EP7 genome:
- a CDS encoding DUF1501 domain-containing protein, with amino-acid sequence MNRRRFLSNTSALPVFGSLPGLWSRAAAAAGPQSDAPILVVVELTGGNDGLNMVIPYVDDAYHRARPTIGIAADKVLKLDDSMGLHPAMTGLRTQWDAGKLRVLMNVGYPRPSRSHTRAMEIWQSGDVAPLPTTGWLGRYSEITPERSPSCFVGPDSMPLAVRGRKVAPFALGDIKAMTLRPEAALTPIAGLAETSTPAGRVAKAMEAARSIADRVAAMRPDDATAGREGLEVKLAVIRRLIESGSGSRVYYTSLDGFDTHAGQEFAHQSLLGTLSKALARFQADLEASKLDDRVVVLVFSEFGRRLEENGSKGTDHGAAAPVLLLGSGVAGGLLGGPPDLRDLDEGDVRFTLDFRDLYASLLADWLGVDPTPVVGRGQEGRLHLFR; translated from the coding sequence ATGAATCGACGCCGCTTCCTCTCGAACACGTCCGCCCTCCCGGTGTTCGGCTCTCTCCCGGGCCTCTGGAGTCGCGCGGCAGCCGCCGCAGGGCCTCAGTCGGACGCGCCCATCCTCGTCGTCGTCGAGTTGACCGGCGGCAATGACGGGCTGAACATGGTCATCCCTTACGTCGATGACGCCTATCACCGCGCACGTCCCACGATCGGGATCGCCGCCGACAAGGTGCTCAAACTCGATGATTCGATGGGCCTCCATCCGGCGATGACCGGCCTGCGGACCCAGTGGGACGCGGGGAAGCTGCGCGTGCTGATGAATGTCGGCTACCCGAGGCCGAGCCGATCGCACACGCGGGCGATGGAGATCTGGCAGTCCGGAGACGTCGCGCCGTTGCCGACCACGGGCTGGCTCGGCCGTTACTCGGAGATCACGCCGGAACGCTCCCCCTCCTGTTTCGTCGGCCCCGACAGCATGCCGCTCGCCGTCCGGGGCCGCAAGGTCGCCCCGTTCGCGCTCGGCGACATCAAGGCGATGACGCTCCGACCCGAGGCCGCGCTGACCCCGATTGCGGGCCTTGCGGAGACGTCGACTCCGGCGGGTCGCGTGGCGAAGGCGATGGAGGCGGCTCGCTCGATTGCCGATCGGGTCGCGGCGATGCGCCCGGACGATGCCACCGCAGGGCGAGAAGGCCTGGAAGTGAAGCTCGCAGTGATCCGCCGGCTCATCGAGTCGGGCTCAGGGTCGAGGGTCTATTACACCTCGCTCGACGGCTTCGACACGCACGCCGGGCAGGAATTCGCCCATCAAAGCCTGCTAGGAACGCTGTCCAAGGCGCTTGCTCGCTTCCAGGCCGACCTCGAAGCGAGCAAGCTCGACGATCGCGTGGTCGTGCTCGTCTTCTCCGAATTCGGTCGACGTCTCGAAGAGAACGGGTCGAAGGGGACCGACCACGGAGCGGCCGCGCCTGTTCTCCTCCTAGGCTCGGGGGTCGCAGGCGGTCTCCTCGGCGGGCCGCCGGATCTCCGGGACCTCGACGAAGGGGATGTCCGCTTCACCCTCGATTTCCGCGACCTTTATGCGTCATTGCTGGCGGATTGGCTCGGCGTCGACCCGACCCCGGTGGTCGGCCGGGGCCAGGAGGGTCGTCTTCACCTGTTCCGTTGA
- a CDS encoding M56 family metallopeptidase produces the protein MTDSLSMATPAWVALAWQVAWQSTAVLAAGLVASWTVPMRPSRAHRILLAAAIACLIVTPASLIARRFDLGLLPPRLTTNPPEVAAEPGPSPRPTLASSGVVAPPVSFASGRDMARPEVQPIGFNPTLQEQSDVSISPVTPNPVASEASIVSLIPPAWAVLTLVGLLSLLASYALGLRLKAGAAILRDGDLVEAAGSASRSLGMSIVPELRRSRSVRCPVVWCWGRRPVLIVPDSPSAADTGHWSAIFCHELAHWTRRDHLSALAGELLTCLLPWHPLAWTLRGRMADLSELACDDWALAHAPGVSPPDYAASLLGLAVDRRRPLVPSAVSRRSGLGARVRHILEESDPRPRTGAAWNSLLLGLSLGLIVTLTLAQARQARAIVAAAVPRVADDAAQGSGGARLTTIEGTVRDMSGKPLPEAEVLWIGVDAPTLSHVAMPHDHPDYGRHVNKVVARGVADDRGRFTLSSSTQRPSNDRPLAMVVAHVKGLAPASSIAAFDGKPIEIVLQPPVPIVGRLITPGGEPAAGVVVRLETYSNGFWRDTKTARYTQYGMDGEDWDARPRFYPGEFRTDDEGKFVIDGYVPANMFATLTLRHPDYSVEELTVSTGASIEPTPDLAAFSIRPLPREFTHTLLPPHPVVGRITDAETKAPLAGVTVEVTPMRKHGGKPIRSLTDADGRYRVSDREGEHYWVAVYPKSSSGYLPAERGMVQWKDGESDLRIDLPLRRGVVIRGRVIDETNGGPIAGAGVVYQPKRGNPQVRADDDFRSPTITDSEGRFTLTGVRGPGVVVAEGPSDSYIRRAVAPIDFGHTSSLHVHGLARIEVPAVGEGSEAVVGLKRGFTLEARVTGPDGSPLDSVRAWCPELNARLLENWVSPLMFSDGIFRLPGAEPGRTYRVFLLDEGRKFGAVAELKADADRKEPLEVRLAPTATAHGRVLGNDGKPLEGSQILPNIQLVDQGSDLTERDRYDRFGLHIYSMFTDEPLKQVYPADFRYVGLIPGVRYFVMWNSGGVPCWRAIEPLKPGEDRDLGDIRADKKKEAKDGN, from the coding sequence ATGACGGATTCGCTGAGCATGGCCACGCCCGCGTGGGTCGCGTTGGCCTGGCAAGTCGCATGGCAGTCGACCGCGGTGCTCGCCGCGGGCCTGGTCGCGTCGTGGACGGTGCCGATGCGGCCGTCGCGGGCCCATCGGATCCTCCTCGCCGCGGCGATCGCGTGCCTGATCGTCACACCCGCGTCGCTCATCGCACGCAGGTTCGACCTCGGCCTGCTCCCCCCGCGTCTCACGACCAATCCGCCCGAGGTTGCGGCCGAACCCGGGCCCTCTCCGCGGCCGACCCTGGCTTCGTCCGGGGTTGTGGCACCGCCTGTGAGCTTCGCTTCGGGGCGCGACATGGCGCGGCCCGAGGTCCAGCCCATCGGCTTCAATCCCACACTGCAAGAACAGTCAGATGTCTCGATCTCGCCGGTGACCCCGAATCCGGTGGCGAGCGAGGCGTCGATCGTTTCGTTGATCCCGCCGGCCTGGGCCGTCCTGACACTCGTGGGCCTGTTGTCGCTGCTCGCATCCTACGCTCTTGGGCTGAGGCTCAAGGCCGGGGCCGCGATTCTCCGCGATGGCGACCTCGTGGAGGCGGCGGGATCGGCGTCCAGGAGCCTGGGAATGTCAATCGTGCCCGAGTTGCGGAGGTCACGCTCGGTGCGGTGCCCGGTCGTCTGGTGCTGGGGGCGGCGACCCGTGCTCATCGTGCCGGATTCGCCGTCCGCCGCGGACACCGGCCACTGGTCGGCGATCTTCTGCCACGAGCTGGCGCACTGGACGCGCCGCGACCACCTCTCGGCGCTGGCCGGCGAGTTGCTCACCTGCCTCCTGCCTTGGCATCCGCTCGCCTGGACGTTGCGCGGCAGGATGGCCGACCTCTCGGAGCTTGCGTGCGACGACTGGGCGCTCGCCCATGCGCCCGGGGTCTCGCCGCCCGACTATGCCGCGTCGCTGCTCGGGCTGGCCGTCGACCGTCGCCGCCCGCTGGTCCCGTCGGCCGTCTCCCGTCGGTCGGGTCTCGGAGCCCGCGTCCGTCACATCCTCGAAGAGTCCGATCCGAGGCCACGCACCGGAGCCGCCTGGAACTCGCTCCTCCTCGGCCTTTCCCTGGGGCTGATCGTCACCCTCACGCTCGCCCAGGCCAGGCAAGCCCGGGCGATCGTTGCGGCGGCCGTGCCCCGCGTTGCGGACGACGCGGCTCAGGGATCAGGAGGTGCAAGATTGACGACGATTGAAGGCACGGTCCGGGACATGAGCGGGAAGCCGCTGCCCGAGGCGGAGGTCCTCTGGATCGGAGTGGACGCGCCAACCCTCAGCCATGTCGCCATGCCGCACGACCATCCCGACTACGGCAGGCATGTCAACAAGGTCGTTGCTCGCGGCGTGGCCGACGATCGCGGGAGATTCACCCTCTCAAGCTCGACCCAGAGGCCATCGAACGATCGGCCACTCGCGATGGTCGTCGCCCATGTCAAGGGCCTGGCCCCGGCGAGTTCCATCGCCGCTTTCGACGGCAAGCCGATCGAGATCGTCCTCCAACCTCCGGTGCCGATCGTCGGGCGGTTGATCACCCCCGGGGGCGAGCCCGCGGCCGGCGTCGTCGTCCGGCTCGAGACCTATTCCAACGGCTTCTGGCGCGATACCAAGACGGCCCGATACACCCAATATGGGATGGACGGGGAGGATTGGGACGCTCGGCCCAGGTTCTATCCGGGCGAATTCCGCACCGATGACGAGGGCAAGTTCGTCATCGACGGTTACGTGCCTGCGAATATGTTCGCGACCCTCACCCTCAGGCATCCCGACTACTCCGTCGAAGAGCTGACGGTCTCGACGGGGGCCAGCATCGAGCCGACTCCGGACCTGGCGGCCTTCAGCATCAGACCCTTGCCGCGAGAATTTACCCACACTCTCCTTCCGCCCCACCCGGTCGTCGGCCGGATTACGGACGCGGAGACCAAGGCCCCGCTGGCCGGGGTGACGGTCGAGGTCACGCCGATGCGTAAGCACGGGGGGAAGCCGATCCGGAGCCTGACAGACGCCGACGGTCGCTATCGCGTCTCCGACCGCGAGGGAGAGCACTACTGGGTGGCCGTCTACCCGAAGTCCAGCTCGGGCTATCTCCCGGCCGAGCGGGGCATGGTCCAATGGAAAGACGGCGAATCCGACCTGCGGATCGACCTGCCACTCCGCCGCGGCGTCGTCATCCGAGGTCGGGTCATCGATGAGACGAACGGCGGGCCGATCGCCGGCGCCGGGGTCGTCTATCAGCCGAAACGAGGCAACCCACAGGTCCGCGCCGACGACGACTTCCGCAGCCCGACGATCACCGATTCCGAGGGCCGTTTCACGCTGACCGGCGTCCGTGGTCCCGGTGTCGTCGTCGCCGAGGGGCCTTCCGACTCCTACATACGCCGCGCGGTCGCCCCGATCGACTTCGGCCACACGTCGAGCCTTCACGTCCACGGCCTCGCCCGGATCGAGGTCCCCGCCGTGGGCGAGGGTTCCGAGGCGGTCGTCGGACTGAAACGCGGTTTTACCTTGGAGGCCAGGGTGACAGGGCCCGATGGCTCGCCGCTCGATTCGGTCCGCGCGTGGTGCCCGGAACTGAACGCGAGGCTCCTGGAGAATTGGGTCTCGCCCCTCATGTTCAGCGACGGCATCTTCCGCCTTCCGGGGGCCGAACCGGGTCGCACCTACCGCGTGTTCCTGCTCGATGAGGGCAGGAAATTCGGTGCGGTCGCCGAGCTGAAGGCCGACGCCGATCGCAAAGAGCCCCTTGAGGTCAGGCTCGCCCCCACGGCGACCGCCCATGGGCGGGTACTCGGCAACGACGGGAAGCCGCTCGAAGGATCTCAAATCCTTCCCAACATCCAGCTCGTCGATCAGGGGAGCGATCTGACCGAGAGAGACCGTTACGACCGGTTCGGCCTCCACATCTACTCGATGTTCACGGATGAGCCACTGAAACAGGTCTATCCGGCCGACTTTCGCTATGTAGGGCTCATCCCCGGGGTGCGTTACTTCGTGATGTGGAACAGCGGTGGAGTTCCCTGCTGGCGTGCGATCGAGCCCCTGAAGCCTGGCGAGGATCGGGACCTGGGAGATATCCGGGCAGACAAGAAGAAGGAGGCCAAGGATGGGAACTGA
- a CDS encoding glutamate synthase, whose amino-acid sequence MPHAEGDALVVPDIRDYQRINAELTRLLDSGSPRVRLVGVERQRLLAAGLAGAWKAVIEVEGNAGPELGAGLNAPGLTVLCRGDAADGVARSMKAGRVVVLGSATDAPGYDQRGGTLIIAGDAGHRAGLNCQGGSQLYRGRVGRLLGERQSGGVIYAPLGSVGPHSGRGRTGGDLVLFSTIDEIPAELIGLS is encoded by the coding sequence ATGCCGCACGCTGAGGGGGACGCGCTGGTGGTCCCGGATATCAGGGACTACCAGCGCATCAACGCCGAGCTAACTCGCCTGCTCGACTCCGGTTCGCCTCGCGTGAGGCTCGTCGGCGTCGAGCGTCAACGCCTTCTGGCCGCCGGCCTCGCCGGCGCGTGGAAGGCCGTCATCGAGGTCGAGGGGAACGCCGGCCCCGAGTTGGGCGCCGGCCTGAACGCCCCCGGCCTGACCGTCCTTTGCCGGGGTGACGCCGCCGACGGCGTGGCTCGCAGCATGAAGGCCGGCCGGGTCGTCGTGCTGGGCTCCGCCACCGACGCCCCGGGCTACGACCAGCGGGGGGGCACCCTCATCATCGCTGGCGACGCGGGACATCGTGCCGGGCTCAACTGCCAGGGGGGCAGCCAGTTGTATCGAGGCCGAGTCGGCCGCCTGCTGGGCGAGCGCCAGTCGGGCGGGGTCATCTACGCCCCCCTCGGCTCCGTCGGTCCCCACTCGGGCCGAGGCCGGACCGGCGGAGACCTTGTCCTCTTTTCAACGATCGACGAAATTCCCGCCGAACTTATCGGCCTTTCCTGA
- a CDS encoding DUF1800 family protein, with protein sequence MGTDPESPWDGEPAAAWEPYDPSRDGAWDLARVAHLHRRAGFGAGASRLARDVSDGHEASIRRIVEGDPVGPDGRTRAEFDDLAGSMTDSARRDPAIGRVRLAWLFRLLNGPHPLQERMTLAWHGHYATGARKVADPLAMLDQVEAMRGLWNAPVSKLHRAMLDSAAMQLWLDGPSSDRDRPNENLGREFLELFALGEGAYGEGDVKAAARALTGYRVGGGADLRARSVVFDPKRHDGGEKLLLGETGPWGPADLVRIASKQPPAARAVARRLFLTFIDDITPPPAPLVDALADLIRTPGDVDVARGIRVVLGSRCFHSGGVRGRKVKSPVDFVVGLIRTTGWFRPTPDPITIDVSLTRMGQTLLDPPSVAGWSGGYSWLGAPLLIARANFMAEITSTAGAEAKLRTLHGKSRGGSPSSWGASVAGAFAPCVQGPGLRGAKAPASYAEALRLVASYPEAHLA encoded by the coding sequence ATGGGAACTGACCCGGAATCTCCCTGGGATGGCGAGCCCGCCGCGGCCTGGGAGCCCTACGACCCGTCGCGCGACGGGGCCTGGGACCTAGCTCGCGTCGCGCATCTGCATCGTCGGGCAGGGTTCGGGGCCGGGGCGTCCCGCCTGGCCCGGGACGTGAGCGACGGGCACGAGGCGTCGATCCGCCGCATCGTCGAAGGCGATCCCGTCGGCCCGGACGGCCGGACTCGCGCCGAGTTCGACGACCTGGCGGGCTCGATGACCGATTCCGCGCGGCGCGATCCCGCCATCGGCCGCGTGCGGCTCGCCTGGCTCTTCCGGCTCTTGAACGGCCCGCACCCGCTCCAGGAGCGGATGACCCTGGCCTGGCACGGTCACTACGCGACAGGGGCGCGGAAGGTCGCGGATCCGCTCGCGATGCTCGATCAGGTCGAGGCGATGCGGGGGCTCTGGAATGCTCCCGTCTCCAAACTCCACCGCGCCATGCTCGACTCCGCCGCGATGCAACTCTGGCTCGACGGACCTTCCAGCGATCGGGACAGGCCGAACGAGAATCTCGGACGGGAGTTCCTCGAACTCTTCGCGCTCGGCGAGGGGGCATACGGCGAAGGCGACGTGAAGGCGGCCGCCCGCGCATTGACCGGATACCGCGTCGGCGGCGGAGCAGACCTGCGAGCTCGCTCCGTCGTCTTCGACCCGAAGCGGCACGACGGCGGCGAAAAACTCCTGCTCGGCGAGACTGGCCCCTGGGGTCCGGCCGACCTGGTGCGGATCGCCTCGAAGCAGCCGCCCGCCGCGCGTGCGGTGGCGCGGCGACTCTTCCTCACGTTCATCGACGACATCACCCCGCCGCCGGCCCCGCTCGTCGATGCGCTCGCGGATCTCATCCGCACGCCCGGCGATGTCGACGTCGCGCGGGGCATCCGGGTCGTCCTGGGTTCCCGCTGCTTCCATTCGGGAGGGGTGCGGGGACGGAAGGTGAAGTCGCCGGTCGACTTTGTCGTGGGCCTGATTCGCACGACCGGCTGGTTCCGCCCCACACCTGACCCGATCACGATCGACGTCTCGCTCACGCGGATGGGCCAGACGCTGCTCGACCCGCCGAGCGTCGCGGGGTGGTCGGGCGGATATTCGTGGCTCGGCGCCCCGCTGCTCATCGCCCGCGCCAACTTCATGGCGGAAATCACCTCGACGGCAGGCGCCGAGGCGAAGCTCAGGACGCTCCACGGCAAATCCAGGGGAGGCTCCCCGTCGTCGTGGGGCGCATCGGTCGCCGGGGCATTCGCACCTTGCGTCCAGGGGCCGGGCCTGCGAGGGGCGAAGGCCCCCGCGAGCTATGCCGAGGCCCTGCGGCTTGTCGCCTCGTATCCCGAAGCCCATCTCGCCTGA
- the corA gene encoding magnesium/cobalt transporter CorA, whose amino-acid sequence MATSETTAEAPAQGSKTDPAISVLYRSSSGELHRDWPREQLQQALDDREGCVWIDIEDPGTVTAEAETLMRDTFQFHPLAIEDALQQTHIAKLDDWGSYLYLVFHTIDFRKRDEKLGMHELDIFLGVNYLLTYHTEPINALDQHRRNIERDPSNRNGRGAEHLLYHLLDAIVAEYLPAIEHLDDAIDAAQDEVFKKARPRTLKRIFRIKRASLRLYRTLSPQREIMNRLARDPFAQIHAENRVYFRDIYDHLVRTHDIAESLRDLISGALDTYLSAVSNRTNDIMKTLTLVTVMFLPMTFLVGFFGMNFFGQTLEFTGPPLPKATLFWASVIVMAATPYVLWFWSRLRGWF is encoded by the coding sequence ATGGCGACCTCGGAAACCACCGCCGAAGCCCCCGCCCAGGGGTCGAAGACCGACCCAGCGATCTCGGTCCTCTACCGCTCAAGCTCGGGAGAGCTGCACCGCGATTGGCCCAGGGAACAGCTCCAGCAGGCCCTCGACGACCGCGAGGGTTGCGTCTGGATCGACATCGAGGACCCGGGGACGGTCACCGCCGAGGCCGAGACCTTGATGCGCGATACCTTCCAGTTCCACCCGCTGGCCATCGAGGATGCGCTCCAGCAAACCCACATCGCCAAGCTCGACGACTGGGGCAGCTACCTCTACCTGGTCTTTCATACCATCGACTTCCGGAAACGCGACGAGAAGCTCGGCATGCACGAGCTGGATATCTTCCTGGGCGTGAACTATTTACTGACGTACCACACCGAGCCGATCAACGCCCTCGACCAGCACCGTCGGAACATCGAGCGCGACCCTAGCAACCGCAATGGCCGGGGTGCCGAGCATCTCCTCTATCACCTGCTCGACGCGATCGTCGCCGAATATCTGCCCGCCATCGAACACCTGGATGATGCCATCGACGCGGCCCAGGACGAAGTCTTCAAGAAGGCCAGGCCCAGGACCCTCAAGCGCATCTTCCGCATCAAACGGGCGAGCCTGCGGCTCTACCGCACCCTCTCCCCCCAGCGCGAAATCATGAATCGCCTGGCCCGCGACCCATTCGCCCAGATCCACGCGGAGAATCGCGTCTACTTCCGCGACATTTACGATCACCTGGTCCGGACCCACGACATCGCCGAGAGCCTGCGCGACCTGATCTCGGGGGCGCTCGATACCTATCTCTCGGCGGTTTCGAACCGGACCAACGACATCATGAAAACTCTGACGCTGGTCACGGTGATGTTCCTGCCGATGACCTTCCTGGTGGGGTTCTTCGGCATGAACTTCTTCGGCCAGACGCTGGAGTTCACCGGCCCCCCCCTGCCCAAGGCCACCTTGTTCTGGGCGTCGGTCATCGTGATGGCGGCCACCCCCTACGTCCTCTGGTTCTGGAGCCGCCTCCGCGGATGGTTCTGA
- a CDS encoding Gfo/Idh/MocA family oxidoreductase, whose protein sequence is MIRTVIVGYGLAGQSFHAPLIRRQGRMEIRGFVARDAGRRAEAVAGWGGVGYSSLEGALADSEVDLIVLATPHDVHASQVIQTLEAGKDCVVDKVMALSEAEADAMIEARDRSGRMLSVFHNRRWDWDFSTVRGVLASGRLGRPFLVESSVCRYAPPRTWRGRAAEAGTILHDWGAHLVDQALHLGLGRFERLRATLTPAPWPGVDIGGHGRIVLEGAGTLVQLETSRICRLDRPRWWVLGPNGGLVKDGLDPQEAALREGNLDAASEADDRRARVRDESGESVVETIRSSWDAYYANIAAHLIDGEPLAVTAEHGREVVRVLDAAVRSAAEDRAVEGPWGWPD, encoded by the coding sequence ATGATCCGGACCGTGATCGTCGGCTATGGGTTAGCCGGTCAGTCGTTTCATGCCCCGTTGATCCGGCGGCAGGGCCGGATGGAGATTCGCGGGTTCGTGGCCCGGGATGCCGGTCGCAGGGCCGAGGCGGTCGCGGGCTGGGGGGGCGTCGGGTACTCCAGCCTGGAGGGGGCTCTGGCGGATTCCGAGGTCGACCTGATCGTGCTGGCCACTCCGCACGACGTGCATGCATCGCAGGTCATCCAGACGTTGGAGGCGGGCAAGGATTGCGTGGTCGACAAGGTGATGGCCCTGAGCGAAGCCGAGGCCGACGCGATGATCGAGGCGCGAGATCGGTCGGGGCGGATGCTGTCGGTCTTCCATAACCGGCGATGGGATTGGGACTTCTCGACGGTCAGGGGGGTGCTTGCGTCGGGGCGTCTGGGGCGGCCGTTCCTGGTGGAAAGCTCGGTCTGCCGGTATGCGCCCCCTCGCACCTGGCGGGGCCGGGCGGCGGAGGCCGGGACGATTTTGCATGACTGGGGGGCCCACCTCGTCGACCAAGCGTTGCACCTGGGTCTGGGTCGATTCGAAAGGTTGCGGGCTACTCTGACGCCGGCCCCCTGGCCGGGCGTGGATATCGGCGGGCATGGGCGGATCGTGCTGGAAGGGGCCGGGACTCTGGTGCAGCTGGAGACGAGCCGGATCTGCCGGCTGGATCGGCCAAGGTGGTGGGTGCTGGGCCCGAACGGGGGGTTGGTCAAGGATGGGCTCGACCCGCAGGAGGCGGCGTTGCGGGAGGGGAACCTGGACGCGGCGAGCGAGGCCGACGACCGGCGGGCGCGGGTCAGGGATGAGTCGGGCGAGTCGGTCGTCGAGACGATTCGAAGCTCCTGGGACGCCTATTACGCGAACATCGCGGCGCACCTGATCGACGGCGAGCCGCTTGCGGTGACCGCGGAGCACGGGCGCGAGGTGGTCCGGGTGCTGGACGCCGCGGTGCGGTCGGCCGCCGAGGATCGGGCGGTGGAGGGACCCTGGGGCTGGCCTGACTGA
- a CDS encoding BlaI/MecI/CopY family transcriptional regulator — protein sequence MDDDTLDELGELQRSALEAVWELGEASVQGVRDRLAESGRGGLAYTTILSVMQKLEKAGWLDHRAEGRVYIYRPTRSRDEADSSTARSLLRRVFGGDPLRLFQHIIADEDLSDQDLAALRKLIERKRTEKGRGA from the coding sequence ATGGACGACGACACGCTCGACGAGCTTGGGGAGCTGCAGCGCTCGGCGCTCGAGGCCGTCTGGGAGCTGGGCGAGGCGAGCGTGCAGGGGGTGCGCGACCGGCTCGCCGAGTCGGGGCGCGGCGGGCTCGCCTATACGACCATCCTCAGCGTGATGCAGAAGCTCGAGAAGGCAGGCTGGCTCGACCACAGGGCCGAAGGCCGGGTCTACATCTACAGGCCGACCAGGTCGAGGGACGAGGCCGACTCCTCGACGGCCAGGTCGCTGCTGCGCAGGGTGTTCGGGGGCGATCCGCTCCGGCTCTTCCAGCACATCATCGCCGACGAGGACCTGTCGGATCAGGACCTCGCGGCCCTTCGCAAGCTCATCGAGCGCAAACGCACGGAGAAAGGGAGGGGGGCATGA
- the recJ gene encoding single-stranded-DNA-specific exonuclease RecJ codes for MAIDLVPQARERPRMLAPRWRFRPFDRGPIEELARESGLPPLLAHLLWNRGIRDAITASEFLEAKMKGLHDPESLPGIVEAADRIVAAVRANRKVVIYGDYDVDGVCGTSILWHCLKLAGATNVEYYIPHRVEEGYGVSADALRKLAAEGAELVVTVDCGISAVAEAELARELGLEFIVTDHHTIGDRLPEAAALVHPKLIGSQYPFPELCGCGVAFKLAWQMAKTFGDGKKASPHMRGFLINAMGMVAMATVADMVPLFGENRVLVKHGLDGLNRAPSAGLQALIEVSGLKDKLKITSGHVGFTLGPRINAAGRLERAMHAVEMLTTDDAARAMVLARGLDECNVRRREVEARMVAEARSMLDELGGMDERRGIVLAREGWHPGVIGIVAGRIAEMFHRPTVIIALDGERGQGSARSIPGFNLYDALKACGDVLSAFGGHSAAAGVRLPAASLPQFTELFDRHCRDAIMPEALVKELSIDAEIELAMLTIRVAEQIEALEPHGIGNLRPILATSGVRLVGDPKTMTEGKHIKLRVAHGTATVEAVGWNMGERYKHLKAGMLVDLAYHPAINEWNGRRTIQLEIKDIRLLEGAAEAEH; via the coding sequence ATGGCCATCGACCTCGTCCCGCAGGCCCGCGAGAGACCCCGGATGCTCGCCCCACGCTGGCGCTTCAGGCCCTTCGACCGGGGGCCCATCGAGGAGCTAGCTCGCGAGTCGGGCCTCCCACCGCTGCTTGCCCACCTGCTCTGGAATCGGGGGATCCGCGACGCGATCACCGCATCCGAGTTCCTCGAAGCGAAGATGAAGGGGCTGCACGACCCCGAAAGCCTCCCCGGCATCGTCGAGGCCGCCGACCGGATCGTGGCCGCCGTCCGGGCCAACCGCAAGGTCGTCATCTATGGTGACTACGACGTCGACGGCGTCTGCGGCACGAGCATCCTCTGGCACTGCCTGAAACTCGCAGGCGCCACCAACGTCGAGTACTACATCCCCCACCGCGTCGAGGAAGGCTACGGCGTCAGCGCCGACGCCCTGCGCAAGCTGGCCGCCGAGGGGGCCGAGCTGGTCGTCACCGTCGACTGCGGCATCTCGGCGGTGGCCGAGGCGGAGCTCGCCCGGGAGCTGGGCCTCGAATTCATCGTCACCGATCATCACACCATCGGCGATCGGCTCCCCGAGGCCGCTGCGCTGGTCCATCCCAAGCTGATCGGCAGCCAATACCCGTTTCCCGAGCTCTGCGGCTGTGGGGTCGCCTTCAAGCTCGCCTGGCAGATGGCCAAGACCTTCGGTGATGGCAAGAAGGCGTCACCCCACATGCGCGGGTTCCTCATCAACGCCATGGGCATGGTCGCCATGGCCACCGTGGCCGACATGGTCCCCCTCTTCGGCGAGAACCGGGTGCTGGTCAAGCACGGCCTGGATGGGCTGAACCGCGCCCCATCGGCGGGCCTTCAGGCGCTCATCGAGGTCTCTGGCCTGAAGGATAAGCTGAAGATCACCAGCGGCCACGTCGGCTTCACCCTCGGGCCGAGGATCAACGCGGCGGGGCGGCTTGAACGGGCGATGCACGCCGTCGAGATGCTCACGACCGACGACGCCGCGCGGGCCATGGTGCTCGCCCGAGGGCTGGATGAGTGCAACGTCCGCCGCCGCGAGGTCGAGGCGCGGATGGTCGCCGAGGCCCGCTCCATGCTCGACGAGCTGGGCGGAATGGACGAGCGCCGGGGCATCGTCCTGGCCCGCGAGGGCTGGCATCCGGGCGTCATCGGCATCGTCGCCGGCCGGATCGCCGAGATGTTCCACCGGCCCACCGTCATCATCGCCCTGGACGGCGAACGAGGACAGGGCTCGGCCCGGTCCATCCCGGGCTTCAACCTGTACGACGCCCTGAAAGCCTGCGGCGACGTGCTGAGCGCGTTCGGTGGCCACTCCGCAGCCGCGGGCGTCCGCCTCCCCGCCGCCTCGCTCCCGCAGTTCACCGAGCTGTTCGACCGCCATTGCCGCGACGCGATCATGCCCGAGGCCCTGGTCAAGGAGCTGTCGATCGACGCCGAGATCGAGCTGGCCATGCTCACCATCCGCGTGGCCGAGCAGATCGAGGCCCTCGAACCCCACGGGATCGGCAACCTCAGGCCGATCCTGGCGACCTCCGGCGTCCGGCTCGTCGGCGACCCCAAGACGATGACCGAGGGCAAGCACATCAAGCTCCGCGTGGCCCACGGCACGGCCACCGTCGAGGCGGTGGGCTGGAACATGGGCGAACGCTACAAGCACCTCAAGGCCGGCATGCTCGTCGACCTGGCCTACCACCCCGCCATCAACGAGTGGAACGGCCGCCGCACCATCCAGCTCGAAATCAAGGACATCCGCCTCCTCGAAGGTGCGGCCGAAGCCGAACATTGA